In Helianthus annuus cultivar XRQ/B chromosome 9, HanXRQr2.0-SUNRISE, whole genome shotgun sequence, the following are encoded in one genomic region:
- the LOC110879456 gene encoding uncharacterized protein LOC110879456 — translation MIMSLFHHQEPSNHSKKYRFLKDALATCHTFCRKISSQSLEQQDDHGDDDDVDYDDEQEIFVSAVLSKYKESKSKRKVGLTVDSFIWEFEFELGLGFSPTEPPPKRKEIQHAYASNVEDHRDDEFYSPCSHLSRCSSATTAEAFMSVKTNLSRCSSMSRFEFPVFRRRQRSMFLELCHCEGWPFGLCRKALLVPPLPKSPSESWKWRKSTRLVKIP, via the exons ATGATCATGAGCTTGTTTCATCATCAAGAACCATCAAACCACTCCAAGAAATACAGATTCCTCAAGGATGCTCTTGCAACCTGCCATACTTTCTGCAGAAAGATTTCTTCTCAAAGCCTAGAGCAACAAGATGATCATGGTGacgatgatgatgttgattaCGATGACGAACAAGAA atttttgtttcagcAGTTCTAAGCAAATACAAGGAGTCAAAATCAAAGAGGAAGGTTGGGCTAACAGTCGATAGTTTCATATGGGAGTTCGAGTTTGAGCTTGGTCTCGGTTTCTCTCCAACCGAACCACCTCCCAAAAGAAAGGAAATACAACATGCATATGCAAGTAATGTAGAAGACCACAGGGATGATGAATTCTACTCTCCTTGCAGCCATCTTTCTCGGTGCTCAAGTGCAACAACTGCAGAAGCATTCATGTCTGTAAAAACAAATCTTTCTCGATGCTCGAGCATGAGTCGTTTCGAGTTCCCAGTGTTTAGGAGAAGACAGCGGTCGATGTTTCTGGAACTTTGTCATTGTGAGGGGTGGCCTTTTGGTCTGTGCAGGAAGGCTCTTCTTGTTCCACCTCTTCCTAAATCACCATCTGAATCTTGGAAGTGGCGTAAATCCACCAGACTTGTTAAGATTCCTTGA